A window from Trichoplusia ni isolate ovarian cell line Hi5 chromosome 24 unlocalized genomic scaffold, tn1 tig00000328_group23, whole genome shotgun sequence encodes these proteins:
- the LOC113506760 gene encoding proton-coupled amino acid transporter-like protein CG1139 — MSQKAGPRPSRDFKNVATTQEEEDAYDFLKHRTHVKLTSVFGSVAHIVKGALGGGILSGHVAYMKAGVGVAVPLNVIFGAYMAYCLHLLVWSSQVLYKRTRIPSMSYSDVGEAAMMCSRFPTLKKVARFFRYTIDGIICLDLFGSCCCYLIIISKQLKQLVEDTHASSFEGSFPGYPGLRVYMGCMIPLIVVICMIRHLKYLAPFSIGANIVIVFCIMLAVYYAFDYNPAFENMTLATTAYNTFEFI, encoded by the exons ATGAGCCAG aaagcTGGACCAAGGCCCAGTCGAGATTTCAAGAATGTAGCGACAACCCAAGAGGAAGAAGATGCCTATGACTTTCTTAAGCACAGGACTCATGTCAAACTTACCAG CGTATTTGGCTCCGTGGCCCATATTGTTAAGGGTGCTTTGGGAGGCGGAATCCTTAGCGGTCACGTGGCGTACATGAAAGCTGGAGTAGGCGTCGCGGTACCACTCAATGTCATTTTTGGTGCTTACATGGCGTACTGTCTACAT CTACTAGTATGGTCATCCCAAGTACTTTACAAACGGACAAGAATACCGAGTATGTCATATTCGGATGTGGGTGAAGCAGCAATGATGTGCAGTAGATTTCCAACTCTTAAGAAAGTAGCCAGGTTTTTCAG GTATACGATAGACGGAATTATATGTCTAGATCTGTTTGGTTCATGTTGTTGCTATCTGATTATAATATCGAAACAACTTAAGCAGCTCGTCGAAGATACCCATGCCTCTTCTTTTGAAGGGTCTTTCCCAG gGTACCCGGGCCTAAGAGTATACATGGGTTGTATGATTCCGCTGATTGTCGTCATTTGTATGATTAggcatttgaaatatttggcTCCTTTTTCAATTGGGGCGAACATTGTCATCG tattCTGTATTATGCTGGCCGTCTACTATGCTTTTGATTACAACCCTGCTTTCGAAAACATGACATTGGCAACGACAGCGTATAACACATTCGAGTTTATC